CGAGCCGCTGCGCACGGCCTTCGCCGCGCAGCCCGACGGGACGGTGCTCCGGCGGGCCGCCGAGGTACCGCTCCTCACCTCGGAGCGCTGCGCCGACCTGGACGCCCGACTGGCCGAACTGGCCGGTCAGGCACCGGACCTGGAGCGGGAACCCGCCCTGCGCGTCCGGCTGCTCACCGGCCCCGACGGGGCCCAGGCGGTCCTGCTGACCATGCACTACCTGGCCGTGGACGAATGGTCCGTGGTCCCGCTCCTCCGCGACCTCACCACGGCCTACGGAGCGCGGACCGCCGGCCGGGCGCCCGACTGGGAGCCGCTCCCCGTCACGTACGCCGACTACACCCGCTGGGCGCGCGAAGTCCTCGGCGACCTCGACGACCCGGACAGCCGGGGCGGCCGCCAACTGGCGTACTGGCGTCGGACGCTCAGGGAGGCACCGCGCGAACTGGCCCTGCCGGCCGACGTACCCGCGCCCCGGACCGAGGGGCACACCGGCCGCGGGCCGGCGGCCGGGATCGTCGAGTTCGTCCTCGACGAGCAGCTCCACGCCGACGTGGACCGGCTCGCGCAGGCCACCGGCACCAGCATGTTCATGGTCCTGCACTCGGCGCTCGCCGCCGTGCTCACCGCCCACGGCGCGGGCACCGACCTGCCCATCGGCACCATGGTCGCCGGGCGCACCGACGACCGGCTCGCCGACCTGGTCGGCTGCTTCTTCAACACGGTGCTGCTGCGCACCGACACGGCGGGCGACCCGACCTTCGCCGAACTGCTCGGCCGCGTACGGGAGACCACGCTCAGCGCCCTCGACCGGCAGGACGTCCCCTTCGACGCGGTCGTCCGGACGGCCGGCCTGAGGCCGGAGGGCCCGCAGGTGATGGTGATCCACCACGAGCAGGCCGATCTCGACCGACTGGAGGGCGGCGTGGGCACCCTCCAGGCCGTCCCGACCGGCTCGGCACGGGCGGAGCTGACGCTCTCCTTCTACGAGCCGCGCGGCGACGGGCCCGTGCACTGCGGGATCATCCACGCCCACCAGCGGATCGGCGCCGCCAAGGCCCGCCGGCTCGCCGAAGAACTCCGGACCCTGCTGCGCACGGTGACAGCCGACTCCGAGCAGCCGCTGTCCGAACTGTTCCACGTCACATCCACGAGGAGTGAGAACGCATGACGACCAACCCCTTCGAGGACCCGCAGGGCCGCTTCTGGGTCCTGGCCAACGAGGAGAACCAGCACTCGCTGTGGCCCTCCTTCGCCGCCGTACCCGCCGGCTGGCGGACCGTCTTCGGCGAGGACACCCGGGAGGCGTGCCTGGCGTACGTGGAGGCCCACTGGACCGACCTCCGCCCGGCGAGCCTCGTGGCGCGGCAGGGCTGAGCAACGAAAGGAGGGGCGTCACGACGATCCGTCGTGACGCCCCTCCTGCGTTCTCCCTGTCAGAGGGACGGCGAGACCGGCACCGCGGATTCGGCGTCGGAGGCCGGCCTCGGGACCTTGTCCGCGGGCTGCCGGCGGCTGTCGGACCACGCGGCCCACAGGTCGGCGTACCGCCCGCCCGCGGCGATCAGCTCCTCGTGGGTGCCGTTCTCCACGACCCGCCCCTTGTCCAGGACGACGACGCGGTCGGCGGTCGCGGCCTGCGGAAGACGGTGGGCCACCACCATCCCCGTACGCCCCTCAAGGGCTTGCGCCGCGGCGTCCTCCAGGACGCGCGCGCCCGCGCTGCCCGCGTCGGCCGTCGCCTCGTCGAGGATGGCGATCGGCGGATCGGCGAGCACCAGCCGGGCCAGCGCGAGATGCTGCGCCTGCGTCACCGTCAGCCGGTGCCCGCCCTCGCCGACGACCGTGGCCAGGCCCTCCGGCAGCGCCTCCGCCCACTCCAGGGCATCCACCCGGTCCAGGGCCGCGCGCAGCTCCTCGTCACCGGCGCCGGGCCGGGCGAGCCGCAGGTCCTCGGCGAGCGGCCCGGCGAAGACGTGCACCTCCTGGCTGATGAGCGTCACCGCGCGCCGGACCCCGGCCGGGCCCAGCTTCCCCACGGGCACCCCGCCGAGGGTGATCGAGCCCGACGTCGGCTGGTGGACCCCGGCGATGACCTTGGCGAGGGTCGTCTTGCCCGCCCCGCTCGCGCCGACCAGGGCGACCCGCTCCCCGCTGCGCACGGTGAGGTCGACGTCGTGCAGCACCGGAGCCCCGGTGCCGTACGCGTGACCGAGCGCCGACACCGTGACGGAACCGTCCACGGGGGCGTCGGCCTCCTCCGGCTCGGACTCCGCGGGAAGGGCCGAGACCCCCACCAGGCGGGCGAAGCTCGCGCCCGCGGACTGCGCGTCGTCCAGGAGGTACAGCGTGGCGTTGATCGGGTTGAAGAGGCTGTGGAAGTACAGCGCGGCCGCGGTGGCCGTACCGATGCTGACCGAGCCGCCGTCGACCAGCACGAAGCCGGTGGCGAGCATCGCGGCGAGGCCGATGAACTCGGCGAGGTTCAGCCGGGAGAAGAAGCCCGTGACGAGGTGGATGCCCCGCAGGCCGAGGTCGCGCGCGGCCCCCGACCGGTCCTCCAGGAGCCTGGTGTGCGTGGAGCCGAGCCGGAAGGCGCGCACGGTCCGCGCGCCGCCGACGCTGTCGAGCAGCTGGTGCTGCAATGCCCCGGTGGCGATGCGGTGCTCGCCGTACACGGGGGAGGAGCGGCGCATGTACCAGCGGACGGAGAACACCTGCACCGGCGCGGCGATGAGCGCGGCGAGCAGGAACCGCCAGTCGAGCACGGCGAGTCCCGCGAAGGTCAGCACGATGGTGAGCGCGGACCGGCTGAACTCGGGAAGGGCCTGCCGCACCGACTTCGCGATCATGCCGACATCGCTCGTCACCCGGGACACGAGGTCGCCGGAGCCGGCCGCCTCGACCCGCTCCAGCGGCAGCCGCAGCGCCCGCTCGATGAACTGCTCGCGCAGCGCGGCGAGCACGGTCTCGCCGAGCCGGGCGACGAGCGTGCTGCCGACGGCGGCGGCGGCGCCGCGCGCCACGGCGACGGCGATGAGCAGGACGAGCGGCAGCGTCAGGGCCTGGGACCCCCGCTGATCGACCACCAGGTCGACGATGTGGCCGAGCAGGGGTGCCGTCAGCAGCCCGATGGCCGTCCCGGCGACCAGGACGGTGATCGCGGCCACGGCCAGGAGCCGGTGGCCGTGGAGCATGGTGCGGAGCGCCGCCATGGACTCGGCGCCGGTGGCGGTCGGCAGGAGCGCGCGGTCCGGGCTGCTTCCGGTCATGGTCTGTTCCGTCTCCTCGGGCGGTGTCGTACCCGGTGTCGTTCCCGGTGTGGTGCGCGGTGCCTCGTCGGCCGTCATGCGAGCACCGCCGCGCGGTACGTCTCGTCGGCGGCGAGGAGGTCGTTGTGCCGGCCGTCGGCCCGTACGGCGCCGTCCTCCAGGACCACCACCCGGTCGGTCACCGCGAGGAGCGCGGGACTGGTGGTGACGAGGACGGTCGTACGGCCCCGGCGGACCTCCCGCAGCTCGCGCGCGATCCGCGACTCGGTGACGGTGTCGACGGCGGTGGTCGGATCGTGCAGGACGAGGACGGGCCGGTCGGCGGCGAGGGCCCGGGCGAGCGCCACGCGCTGGCGCTGGCCGCCGGAGAGGGACCGGCCGCGCTCGGCGAGGAGGGTGTCCACGCCGTCCGGGAGCAGCTGGGCGACGTCGTCGGCGGCCGAGGCCGCGAGGGCGCTCTCGACCGCCGCCGTGTCGCCGTCGGCCCCGGACCGTACGTTCTCGATCAGGGTGCTCTCGAACAGGTCCGCGTCGTGGTGGGCGACCAGGACGGCCCGGCGCAGCGCGTCGGGGTCGAGCCCGGTCAGCGGTACGCCGTCGAGCTCGACCGTGCCCTCGGCGGGGTCCTTCTCCCGGGCCAGGCACAGCAGCAGGTCGGCGGCGGCCGCCGGGTCCCTGGTGACGATGCCGGTCAAACCCCCGGCAGGAAGGTCGAGGTCCACCCCGCGCAGGGCGCCGAGCGACACGCCGCGCAGGGCGATGTGCCCGGCGGCAGGGTGGGCCGGGACCGCCTCGCCGCCGTCGACGGAGACGGGCGAGGCCAGCACCTCCGCGATGCGCTTGGCGGAGGCCCGCCCCTGGGCGAGTTCGGCGTTGACGTAGGTGAGCAGCTGGAACGGTCCGAGGAGGAACTGCGCCAGGCCCACGGCCGCCACCAGTTCGCCGACGCTGATGCTGCCGTCCATGGCGAGATAGGCGCCCACGAGGCCGATCACGGCGATGAAGACGCCGGTCAGGGCGAGGACCGCGCCCTCGTGCCCGGCCCGGCTGCGGGCCGCGCGCAGGGCGGCGGCCAGCGAGTCCTGGCTCGTGGTGCGGTAGCGGGCGACGGCCGCCGACTCGGCGCCCATGCCCTTGAGGACCCGCAGCCCGGCGACGAGGTCGGCGGCGACGCCCGAGGCGTGGGCGGCGCGCTCCTGCTCGGTCTCGCTGCGCCGTTCCAGCGGCCGGCTGATGCGGTGCCCGAGCCAGAGCAGGGGCGGGATGCCGAGCAGGACGAGCAGGCCCAGCGGCACGGAGATCCTGAGCAGCGCGACGGCGCTGATCACGAGGGCCGCGACCGCCGACACCCCGTAGGCGATGGCGCCCGCCACCGAGCCCACCCGGCGGGCGTCGTTGGTGGCGATGCTGGTCAGGGCGCCGGGAAGCCGGTTCGTCTCGGAGCCGCCCCTCGGGTCGAGGACGCGCCCGGCCAGCTCCATGCGGAGCCGGTGCGCGGCGTGCTCGCCCGCGCCCTCGGTGATCCGCGCGCTCGTGCGGTAGCACGTCGAGAGGACGAGGAAGAGGACCGCGAGCACGACGAGCCAGCGCAGCAGGGACGCGGAGGAGCCGGTCGCCACCGCCGAGTCGATGATGACGCCGATGACCACCGGGATCAGGGCCTCGCAGCCTTGATGGGTCATGCCGAGCAGGGACGCCGCGATGATGCGCGGGCGCTGCCCTCTGATCGCTCGACCGAGGACAACTGCCCCTGTCGGTACGCCCGTTGGCATGTGACTCCTCCACGGAGACGTAGATAATGGTTAGGTAAGCCTACTCTGACCGTACGGCGCGTTGACCGGCCGTTTGCGTTCGGGTTAGCCTCACCTAAGTATCGACTCGCCAGTCCGTGTGTCGAGGGGCTCGCCCCACGCGCCAACTGCCGTCAGGGGAGCTGTCGTTGTCCGTCCAGTCCCGCGAACACGTCGGGAAGGCCGTCGACGCGGCACCCCGGTCGGGCCGCACCGGGGCGACGATCCGGAGCCTCGGCCTGCTGGCCGGCGTCGCCGCACTCGTCCTCGTCTCCCTCCTCAGCATCTGGGTCGGCACCCGGGGCATCCCCTTCACCGCCACCTGGAACGTCCTGTGGAACCCCGACGGGTCGGAGACGTCGGTGATCATCCATGACTACCGCATCCCCCGGACCCTCCTCGGCATGCTCGTCGGCATGGCACTCGGCCTCGCCGGCGCCCTCATGCAGGCCCTGACCCGCAATCCGCTCGCCGACCCCGGCATGCTCGGCGTCAACCTCGGGGCCTCCGCCGGCGTGGTGGTCGCCATCGCGTTCTTCGGCATCGCGGCACCGCTCGGCTACGTGTGGTTCGCCCTGGCGGGCGCCGCCGCCGCGTCCGTCGGGGTCTTCCTGCTCGGCTCGTCCGGCCGCAAGCTCGCCTCACCCGAGCGGCTCGTCGTCGCCGGAGCCGCCGTCACCGCCGTGCTGTACGCCTTCAACTGGGCGATCCTGCTGCTCAACCCCCGGGCCTTCGACCAGTTCCGCTTCTGGACCGTGGGCTCCCTCGCGGGCCGCTACTACGACGTCGTCCTGATGGCCCTGCCGTTCATCGCGGTCGGCCTGGTCGTCGCCCTCGTCCTCGCGCCCTCGCTCAACGCCCTGGCCATGGGCGACCAGATGGGGCGGGCCCTCGGCGTGAACGTCGGCCGGACCCGCGCCCTCGGCGCCGTCGCCGTGATGCTTCTGTGCGGCGCCGCGACCGCCGCCGCCGGACCGATCGGTTTCGTGGGGCTCGCCGTCCCGCACGTCGCCCGCTTCGTCGTCGGACCCGACCAGCGGTGGGTGTTCGCGTACTCGATGCTCATCGCCCCCGTCCTCCTGATCGGCTCCGACGTCCTCGGCCGGATCCTCGGCGCCCCCGGCGAGGTCCAGGTCGGCATCGTCACCGCCTTCATCGGAGCCCCCCTCTTCATCGCCCTGTGCCGCCGCCGAAAGCTGGTCATGCTGTGACTGCCGTACGGGAGGCGAAGGCCTCCGGACCCCCGACCGGCTCCAAGGGCGGGCCCGCCCCGTCCCGCGTCGTCAGCGGCCGGGTCGTCCGTACGCCCTCGGGGGCCGTCTCCGTGCTCGTCCGGGGCCGGACCGTCGCCGTCACCGCCGCGCTCCTCGCCGCGCTCCTCGCCGTCGCGGGCGTCACCCTCACCACCGGCGACTTCGACCTCACCGTCGGGGAGGTCCTCCAGGCGCTCACCGGCAACGGAACGGGCATCGCCGACTTCGTCGTCAACACCCTGCGCATGCCCCGGCTCCTGACCGCCCTGTTCGTCGGCGCCGCCCTCGCCGTCAGCGGGGCCATCCTCCAGAGCATCACGGGCAATCCCCTCGGCAGCCCCGACATCATCGGCTTCACCAACGGCTCCGCCGTGGGCGCGCTCGTCGTCATCGTCGTCCTCCACGGCAGCATGATGCAGATCGCGCTCGGCGCGCTGATCGGCGGACTCGCCACCGCCCTCGCCGTCCACCTCCTCATGCTCGGCCGGGGCATCCAGGGATTCCGGCTGGTCGTCGTCGGCATCGGCGTCAGCGCCCTGCTCCTCGCCGTCAACTCGTACCTGATCACCCGGGCGACCTTCCAGGAGGCCCTGGAGGCCCAGGCCTGGCTCATCGGCAGCCTGGGCAACCGGCTCTGGACGCACGCCAACGCCATCGGCATCGCCGTCGCCGTCCTGCTGCCGCTCGCCTTCCTCCTCTCCCGCCGCCTCTCCATGGTGGAGATGGGCGACACCACCGCCGTGGCCCTCGGCGTCGACGTGGCACGCACCCGCACCCTGCTCCTCGTCATCAGCGTCGCCCTCGCCGCCTTCGCCACCGCCGTCACCGGCCCCATCTGGTTCGTCGCCCTGGCCGCTCCCCAGGTGGCCCGCAAGCTCGCCCGTTCCTCCGGGCCCGCCCTGCTGCCGTCCGCCCTCATGGGCGCGGTCATGCTCGCCCTCAGCGACCTCGCCGTGCAGCGGCTCTTCGCCCCCGCGCTCCTGCCCGTGGGCACGGCGACCGGCTGCGTCGGCGGGCTCTACCTCATCTGGCTACTGGTCACCGAGTCGCGAAAGAGCCGCGCATGACGACAACAGCGAAGCGTCCGACAACAGAGAACCGTCCGACCACCGAGAACCGTCCGACGGACCGTCCGGCCTCCCGCCTGCGCGCCGAGAACCTGACCCTCTCCTACGACCAGCGGACCGTGGCCACCGACCTCGGCGTCGACATCCCCGACCACTCGTTCACCGTGATCATCGGCCCGAACGCCTGCGGCAAGTCCACGCTCCTCACCGCCCTCGCCCGGATGCTCAAGCCCCGCACCGGACAGGTCTACCTCGACGGCCGCGCCATTGGTTCGTACCGCTCCCGCGAGGTCGCCCGCCGTCTCGGACTGCTCCCGCAGTCCTCCACCGCCCCCGGCGGCATCACCGTCGGCGACCTCGTCGCCCGCGGCCGGTACCCGCACCAGGGCATGCTCAAGCAGTGGTCCGCCGACGACGAGGCGGCCGTCGTCGAGGCGATGCGGCAGACCGGCGTCCTCGAACTCGCCGACCGGCCCGTCGACGACCTCTCCGGCGGCCAGCGCCAGCGCGTGTGGCTGTCCATGGTCCTGGCGCAGCAGACCTCGATCCTCCTCCTCGACGAGCCGACGACCTTCCTCGACATCGCCCACCAGGTCGAGGTCCTCGACCTGTGCGCCGAACTCCACGCCCGCGAGGGCCACACGATCGTGGCGGTCCTCCACGACCTCAACCAGGCCTGCCGCTACGCCACGCACCTCATCGTGATGCGGCCCGGGGGCGTCATCGCGGCCGAGGGCGACCCGTCGACCGTCATGACCGCCGAGCTGGTCGAGGACGTGTTCGGCCTGCCCTGCCGGATCATCGACGACCCGGAGACGGGAACGCCGCTGATGGTGCCGGCGGCCCCCAAGCGGTACGCGCCCACGACCACCGGCGCCAACGTCCTGGCCGAGACCTCCTGACTCCGACTGACTCCGACGACGAACCGGACGGACCGCCCATGCTCTGTACGAGGCTGACGAACGCGCACATCCTCACGATGGACCCGGACCACCCCGTCGCCCACGACCTCGGGATCTGGCGCGGCCGGATCGTCGGCCTCGACGAAGCCGTCACCTCGCTGCCCGCCCGCGAGGTCGTCGACCTCCAGGGCGCCACCGTGCTGCCCGGTTTCATCGACAGCCATGTGCACCTGGCATGGACCGGGCTGAAGGCGAACACCCCGAGCATCGCCCCCTGCGAGCGCGTCGAGGACGTGCTCGCCGTCGTCGAGGAAGCCGCCGCTTGGAAGGCGCCCGGGGCCTGGGTGGACATCGCCGGATACGACCAGCGGGCCCTCGGCCGCCACCTCACCGCCGCCGAGCTCGACCGGGTCACCCACGGGCGCAAGCTCTTCGTCATGCACGACTCCGGGCACGCGTGCGTGGTCAACAGCGCCGTCCTGGAGCTCCTCCCGGCCGACGTGCCGCACCAGGACGGCTTCCTCGTCGAGAGTGCCATGTCCGCCGTGCGCCGCCTCCGCCTGCCGTACTCCCAGGAGGAGCTCGCCGACGCCATCGAGCGCGCGGGCCGCGCCTGCCTCGCCGAGGGCATCACCGCCGTCGCCGAGGCGGGCATCGGCGGCGGCCTTCTCGGCCACAGCCCGGTCGAGCTCGGCGCCTACCAACTCCTCCGCGACCAGGGACGGCTGCCCCTGCGGGTCCAGCTCATGGCCGCGGGCGACACCCTGCGACCGCAGGGCGCACACCGCGACGACGGCATCCCGCGCGCCCTCGACCTCGGCCTGCGGACGGGCTTCGGCGACGACTGGCTGTCCCTGGGAGCACTCAAGATCTACACGGACGGCGGGATGATGGCCCGTACGGCCGCCCTCACCGCCCCGTACGAGGGCATGTCCCACACCGGCCAGCTCCAGGACGAGCCCGAGCGGCTCGCCGAGCTGATCGTCGACGGCCACCTCGCGGGCTGGCAGCTCGCCGTCCACGCCATTGGGGACCGTGCCGCCGACCTCGCCCTCGACGCCCTGGAACGCGCCCAGGAGCTGCGGCCCCGCCCCGACGCCCGGCACCGGATCGAGCACGCCGGGCTGATCCGCCCCGACCAGCTGCCCCGCCTCGGCCGCCTCGGCCTCAGCGCCGTGGTCCAGCCCAACTTCCTGCGGTACTTCGGCGACGACTACGCGGAGACCATGGGGGAGTCGCGGGCGCCGTGGATGTACCGCGGCCGGGGATTCCTGGACCACGGCGTCACCCTCGTCGGCAGCTCGGACCGTCCGGTCACGGACGGCTCGCCGCTGCGGGCCGTCCAGTTCATGGTCGAGCGCGCCTCCCTCTCCGGGCGTCGGATCGGCCCGGACGAGGCCGTCACCGTCGACGAGGCCCTGCACGCCTACACCGCCGCCGGCGCGTACGCCTGCCGCTGGGACGACACGGCGGGCAGCCTGAGCCCCGGCAAGCGCGCCGACCTCGTGGTCCTGGGAGACGACCCGCGCCGCGTCGACCCGTCCCGGATCGGGGACATCGAGATCGTGGCGACGTACGTGGACGGCCACCGCGCCCGGGAAGCAAAAGCCTAGGCCGCCTGTGGCGTGCCCGGAAGCCGGACCGTCACCAGGAGACCGCCGGTGGGGCGGGGGGTGAGGTCGAGGGTCCCGTCGTGGGCGCGGACGATGCTGTGCACGATGGCCAGGCCGAGGCCGACCCCCGCGTGCTCGTCGGTGCGTACGCGTTCCGTCCCGCGCCGGAAGGGTTCGGTGAGGGTCGGCATCAGCTCCGGTGGGAGCGGAGGGCCCGTGTTCTCGACCCGCAGCACGCTCGTGTCGCCGTGCGCCTCGGTATGGACCGTCACGGTGCCGCCGGCGGGGAGGTTGTGGACGACGGCGTTCTGGACGAGGTTCGTCATCATTCGCAGGAGGAGCTCCGTGGAGCCGCCGGTCCAGGCCGGCCCGCCGGTGACGTCGAGCGTGATCCGGCGCTGTTCCGCGAGGGGAAGCAGCGTCTCGGCGGCCTCCTCGGCGACGAGGGAGAGGTCGACGCTCTCGCGGGTGACGTTCCCGCGGTCGCCGCGGCTCAGCAGCAGGAGGGCCTCGGTGAGGTCGATCGCCCGCGCGTTGACGGCGTGCAGGCGTTCGACGAGTTCGACACGGTCCCGCGTGGGGTCCTTGCGGGCGACGTCGAGGAGCGTCTTCGAGATCGCCAGCGGGGTGCGCAGTTCGTGGGAGGCGTTCGCGGCGAACCGCTGTTGCTCGGCGACGTGCGAGTCGAGCTGTTCGAGCATCGAGTCGAACGCGTCGGAGAGTTCACGGAACTCGTCCTGCCGGCCCGTCATGCGGATCCGGTGGGAGAGCGATCCGCTTCCCGCTCTCCGTGCCGCAGCAGTGATCTGTGTCAGGGGTGCGAGCATCCGCCCGGCGAGGAGCCAGCCTCCCAGGAGGCCGAACACCAGCAGGAAGACCATCGCCACGGCCGCGGCGGGGGCGAAGGTGCGCACAAGGAGGTAGCGGTTGGGCGAGACCCCGAGCAGGCCCTGAGAGTTGTCGGGGACGTAGCGCAGCAGGTACATCCACACCACGGCCAGCAGGAGAGCGCCGGCGACGGCGAGGAATCCGGCGTAGCTGAGGGTGAGTTTCAGCCGGGCGCTGAGCCCTGGGCGTCTAGGCACGCGTGCCGCCGGGACGGGTGGTGTCGGGGCCGGTGTCGATCCGGTAGCCGACGCCGGGCACCGTGGCGATCAGCCAGGGTTCGCCGAGCCGTTTCCGGAGGGCGGAGACGGTGATGCGCACGGCGTTGGTGAGGGGGTCGGCGTTCTCGTCCCAGGCCCGTTCCAGCAGCTGTTCGGCGCTGACGACCCCGCCTTCGGCGGCCACGAGGACGTCGAGCACGGCGAACTGTTTGCGGGTGAGCGCGACGTACCGTCCGTCGCGGAAGACCTCCCGGCGGAAGGGGTCGAGCCGGAGTCCGCCGATCTCGCGGACCGGCGGCCGGACGTGCGCGCGTCTGCGGTCGAGCGCCCGCAGCCGCATGACGAGCTCCCGCAGCTCGAACGGCTTGGTGAGGTAGTCGTCGGCGCCGAGCCCGAACCCGGAGACCTTGTCGTCGATCCGGTCGGCAGCGGTGAGCATCAGGATCGGGATGCCGCTGCCGGAGGCGACGATGCGCCGGGCGACCTCGTCGCCGGACGGGCCGGGGATGTCGCGGTCGAGGACCGCGAGGTCGTAGGAGTTGACGCCGAGCAGTTCCAGGGCGGAGTCGCCGTCGCCGGCGATGTCGGCGGCGATCGCCTCCAGCCGGAGACCGTCACGGACGGCCTCCGCCAGGTAGGGCTCGTCCTCCACGATCAGTACGCGCATGCCCGAAGCCTAAGCAGCACGACGTATCGCCGACGTATGCAGGGACGCGCCCGCCGGACGCCGCCACCAGCGGCGCGACGCCAGTGCGGCCAGCAGGGCGCCGGTGGCGTTCACGAGGACGTCGTCCACGGAGGACACCCGGTCGAGCCGCAGGACGTACTGGGCGGTCTCGACCAGGACCGAGCAGCCCGCCCCGAGGGCCAGGACCCGCGGCACGGACGCCAGTGCCGCGAAGCGCATCGGGGCGAAGAACCCCAGCGCCGCGAAGACCAGCAGGTTGCCGCCGATCCCGAGGGGCCCCATCGTGACCAGGTCCCGCAGCGGTACCAGGCTCACCCGGGCCGGGACGAAGCCGGCCCCGCCGCCCGGCATCATCGTCATCCAGAGGAACGGCACCGTGCCGTGGACCATGCCCACCTCGGCCAGCGACATCCGCCACGCCCAGGTCACGCCCGCTGTACGCCGACGGTGCGCCAGAGCCCACACCACCAGCGCGGACACCGGCACTGCCACCAAGGTCATGAGTACGACACCGTTGAACGTGTCGAAGCAGCCGTGCCACCGCCCCGCCATGCACCTCGGAGCGGACATCAGGAGCGGGCCGCGGATGACGAAGAGGGCGCTCGCCACGCCGAGGAGCGCCAGACCGAGAAGCACGGTCCTGCGCGTGCGGTGGGGCGGTGCCGACAGGGACGCGTCGTGGTTCATGCCCTCATTGGAGCGGGAGGGCTGTTGCGGCGGCGTAGGCGTTTTTCGATACGTCCGCGATACGTACCTGGCTCGCCGCCGCAGGCCGTCAACCTGACAGTGATCCGGGTGACGGCCGCTGACCTGCCGCTTTCCGCGCCGGTCACATGTGGCGCCAAGAGGCTGGGCTAGATACGACGCGTGTACGGGCGAGACCGGGCGAGACAAGAGGAGCCGTAGCGCGTCATGAAGGACTTCCCCTCGATCCCCGTCGCTCCCCGTGCACTGCCCCTGATCGGGCACGTCGTGCCGCTGCTGCGGGATCCGCTGGCGTTCCTGAACTCGCTGCCCGCCCTCGGCGAGCTGGTCCGCATCCGGCTCGGCCCCCTCACCATGATCGTGATCTGCGATCCGGAACTGACCCGGCAAGCCCTGCTGGACGACCGCGTCTACGACAAGGGCGGCCCGCTGTACGACCGCCTGCGCGAAGTGATCGGCGACGGCGTGATCTCCTGCCGGCATCAAGCGCATCGCCGGCTGCGGCGGCTGTCCCAGCCTGCCTTCCACCAGGCCCGGCTCCCGGACTACGCACGGGCGATGACCACCTGCGTACAGGAGACGACCGACTCCTGGAGTCCCGGCCAGGTCCTTGACGTGCCCGCCGAGATGATGGCGACCAGCTCCAGGATCATCACCGCCACGCTGTTCTCCGACACCCTGCCCGCGGCCGCGCACGGCCGGCTCGTCGACGATGTCGCCACCGTGGTCAAGAGCCTCTATCAGCGGATGTTCCTGATCCCGCCGCTGGATCGACTGCCCACCCCCGGCAATCGCGCCCACCTCGCCGCCCGCGCCCGCCTCCACGACACCGTCGAGCGCGTCATCGCCCAGCGCCGCGCCGATGGCGCCGACTACGGTGACCTGCTCTCGGCCCTGGTGGCCGCCCACGACCCCGAGGACGACCGCCCGGGCATGACCGGCGCCGAGATCAGCGACACGGTCGTCTCGTTCATCCTGGCCGGTATCGAGAGCACCGCCGCCACACTGTCCTCGGCACTGGATCTGGTGGCGCGCCACCCCGAGATCGAGCAGCGGTTGCACGCCGAGGTCGACACCGTCCTGGGCGGCGCGCCGGCCGGCCACGCCGACCTGCCGCGCCTGCCACTGACCGAGCGCGTCGTCACCGAGACCCTCCGGCTGCGCCCGCC
The sequence above is a segment of the Streptomyces sp. NBC_01255 genome. Coding sequences within it:
- a CDS encoding amidohydrolase encodes the protein MLCTRLTNAHILTMDPDHPVAHDLGIWRGRIVGLDEAVTSLPAREVVDLQGATVLPGFIDSHVHLAWTGLKANTPSIAPCERVEDVLAVVEEAAAWKAPGAWVDIAGYDQRALGRHLTAAELDRVTHGRKLFVMHDSGHACVVNSAVLELLPADVPHQDGFLVESAMSAVRRLRLPYSQEELADAIERAGRACLAEGITAVAEAGIGGGLLGHSPVELGAYQLLRDQGRLPLRVQLMAAGDTLRPQGAHRDDGIPRALDLGLRTGFGDDWLSLGALKIYTDGGMMARTAALTAPYEGMSHTGQLQDEPERLAELIVDGHLAGWQLAVHAIGDRAADLALDALERAQELRPRPDARHRIEHAGLIRPDQLPRLGRLGLSAVVQPNFLRYFGDDYAETMGESRAPWMYRGRGFLDHGVTLVGSSDRPVTDGSPLRAVQFMVERASLSGRRIGPDEAVTVDEALHAYTAAGAYACRWDDTAGSLSPGKRADLVVLGDDPRRVDPSRIGDIEIVATYVDGHRAREAKA
- a CDS encoding VanZ family protein; protein product: MNHDASLSAPPHRTRRTVLLGLALLGVASALFVIRGPLLMSAPRCMAGRWHGCFDTFNGVVLMTLVAVPVSALVVWALAHRRRTAGVTWAWRMSLAEVGMVHGTVPFLWMTMMPGGGAGFVPARVSLVPLRDLVTMGPLGIGGNLLVFAALGFFAPMRFAALASVPRVLALGAGCSVLVETAQYVLRLDRVSSVDDVLVNATGALLAALASRRWWRRPAGASLHTSAIRRAA
- a CDS encoding cytochrome P450; the protein is MKDFPSIPVAPRALPLIGHVVPLLRDPLAFLNSLPALGELVRIRLGPLTMIVICDPELTRQALLDDRVYDKGGPLYDRLREVIGDGVISCRHQAHRRLRRLSQPAFHQARLPDYARAMTTCVQETTDSWSPGQVLDVPAEMMATSSRIITATLFSDTLPAAAHGRLVDDVATVVKSLYQRMFLIPPLDRLPTPGNRAHLAARARLHDTVERVIAQRRADGADYGDLLSALVAAHDPEDDRPGMTGAEISDTVVSFILAGIESTAATLSSALDLVARHPEIEQRLHAEVDTVLGGAPAGHADLPRLPLTERVVTETLRLRPPGWFFTRVVTADTHLGGHLLPAGTSVAYSPYLIHHRPDLYPDPETFAPDRWASPHPRPPRHAFLPFAAGARKCIGDSFSMVEATLALATIAARWRLEHVPGHRGRLAAAVTLELRDLHMRARPRTATPAG
- a CDS encoding ABC transporter ATP-binding protein, which encodes MTTTAKRPTTENRPTTENRPTDRPASRLRAENLTLSYDQRTVATDLGVDIPDHSFTVIIGPNACGKSTLLTALARMLKPRTGQVYLDGRAIGSYRSREVARRLGLLPQSSTAPGGITVGDLVARGRYPHQGMLKQWSADDEAAVVEAMRQTGVLELADRPVDDLSGGQRQRVWLSMVLAQQTSILLLDEPTTFLDIAHQVEVLDLCAELHAREGHTIVAVLHDLNQACRYATHLIVMRPGGVIAAEGDPSTVMTAELVEDVFGLPCRIIDDPETGTPLMVPAAPKRYAPTTTGANVLAETS
- a CDS encoding response regulator transcription factor, with amino-acid sequence MRVLIVEDEPYLAEAVRDGLRLEAIAADIAGDGDSALELLGVNSYDLAVLDRDIPGPSGDEVARRIVASGSGIPILMLTAADRIDDKVSGFGLGADDYLTKPFELRELVMRLRALDRRRAHVRPPVREIGGLRLDPFRREVFRDGRYVALTRKQFAVLDVLVAAEGGVVSAEQLLERAWDENADPLTNAVRITVSALRKRLGEPWLIATVPGVGYRIDTGPDTTRPGGTRA
- a CDS encoding sensor histidine kinase — translated: MPRRPGLSARLKLTLSYAGFLAVAGALLLAVVWMYLLRYVPDNSQGLLGVSPNRYLLVRTFAPAAAVAMVFLLVFGLLGGWLLAGRMLAPLTQITAAARRAGSGSLSHRIRMTGRQDEFRELSDAFDSMLEQLDSHVAEQQRFAANASHELRTPLAISKTLLDVARKDPTRDRVELVERLHAVNARAIDLTEALLLLSRGDRGNVTRESVDLSLVAEEAAETLLPLAEQRRITLDVTGGPAWTGGSTELLLRMMTNLVQNAVVHNLPAGGTVTVHTEAHGDTSVLRVENTGPPLPPELMPTLTEPFRRGTERVRTDEHAGVGLGLAIVHSIVRAHDGTLDLTPRPTGGLLVTVRLPGTPQAA